A DNA window from Niabella yanshanensis contains the following coding sequences:
- a CDS encoding TraR/DksA family transcriptional regulator, whose amino-acid sequence MATKKSTPAKKTAPAKKTAPTKVVAKKAAAPKKTASPAKAAAPKKSAPVKSVAKAAPVKKLSPAKSVKADTAKAPAKAAPVKTVVKAAPKKPARTGGSVASKVAVEKTPAPPQKKPVPKVVPRKETGKPPVVPKLSTKSAVKYTPDFTKSILDTHKNEKVKSVVRYSDSDLQEFKEIILRKLDAAKKELAYLQGLITRRDEGGDMDEGRYMTMEDGSVSMEREQLSQLASRQITFIDHLEKALMRVENKTYGICRVTGNLIDKARLRAVPHATLSIEAKSMMNK is encoded by the coding sequence ATGGCTACAAAAAAAAGCACACCGGCTAAGAAAACAGCTCCGGCCAAAAAAACGGCTCCAACAAAAGTGGTAGCAAAAAAAGCAGCTGCCCCCAAAAAAACGGCTAGTCCGGCCAAGGCAGCAGCCCCTAAAAAGTCGGCTCCGGTAAAATCTGTAGCAAAAGCAGCACCTGTTAAAAAATTGTCTCCCGCTAAATCAGTAAAAGCAGATACAGCGAAGGCTCCCGCAAAGGCGGCTCCGGTGAAAACTGTTGTGAAAGCAGCGCCGAAAAAACCCGCCCGTACAGGCGGGTCAGTAGCCAGCAAAGTAGCAGTAGAAAAAACGCCTGCGCCGCCGCAAAAAAAGCCAGTGCCCAAAGTAGTACCCCGAAAAGAAACAGGTAAGCCTCCTGTTGTACCTAAGCTGTCTACCAAAAGTGCAGTAAAGTACACACCGGATTTTACCAAAAGCATTTTAGACACCCATAAAAACGAAAAAGTGAAATCAGTAGTAAGATATTCAGATAGTGATCTGCAGGAGTTCAAAGAAATTATCCTTAGAAAATTAGACGCCGCCAAAAAAGAGCTGGCCTATTTACAGGGACTTATTACCCGTCGTGACGAAGGTGGTGATATGGACGAAGGACGTTATATGACCATGGAAGATGGCAGTGTAAGTATGGAGCGCGAGCAACTAAGCCAGTTAGCCAGCCGCCAGATTACCTTTATCGACCACCTGGAAAAAGCATTAATGCGTGTGGAGAATAAAACCTACGGTATTTGCCGCGTAACCGGCAACCTGATCGACAAAGCACGTTTGCGCGCCGTGCCTCATGCTACTTTAAGTATCGAAGCTAAATCGATGATGAATAAATAA
- a CDS encoding YcxB family protein, with the protein MTISFDYDKKQVIQALRYHFISKTELRIMIILVNAFAILSLVLYALGKITPTAFLTYSFLWIVLMASLWFILPATVYRQAKTFQHAFTMYFNDADFTLEHEQGKRSWPYTALRNYKETPNFFHLYFDTKSFLLVPKNAFEDLAHLQNFRDLLKNKI; encoded by the coding sequence ATGACCATTTCATTCGATTACGATAAAAAACAGGTAATTCAGGCCTTACGTTACCATTTTATATCTAAAACGGAACTCCGTATTATGATCATACTGGTGAACGCTTTCGCTATATTATCATTAGTATTGTATGCATTAGGAAAAATCACGCCTACGGCATTTCTCACTTATTCTTTTCTGTGGATTGTATTGATGGCCAGTTTATGGTTTATATTGCCTGCTACGGTGTACCGCCAGGCGAAAACATTTCAGCATGCATTTACCATGTATTTTAACGATGCCGACTTTACTTTAGAACATGAGCAGGGAAAAAGAAGCTGGCCTTACACAGCGTTACGCAATTACAAGGAAACCCCCAATTTCTTCCACCTGTATTTTGATACCAAATCCTTCCTGCTGGTTCCCAAAAATGCCTTTGAAGACCTGGCACACCTGCAAAATTTCAGAGATTTATTGAAAAATAAGATATAA
- a CDS encoding GNAT family N-acetyltransferase, with protein sequence MALKIIDFGTKEYQQMIDLRNEILRKPLGMELESSDIEADKENILIGAFEEEKMLGCCILVKEGDLGVILRQMAVRNQLQGKGIGRALMEFAETIARDIGYREISMHARSSAAGFYEKMGYNVTGDEFLKLSIAHILMKKRIN encoded by the coding sequence ATGGCCTTAAAAATTATAGATTTTGGTACTAAAGAGTATCAGCAAATGATAGATCTGCGCAACGAAATTCTGCGCAAACCGCTAGGTATGGAGTTGGAAAGCTCCGATATTGAGGCCGATAAGGAGAATATATTGATTGGCGCCTTTGAAGAAGAGAAAATGCTGGGCTGCTGTATTTTAGTTAAGGAAGGCGATTTGGGTGTTATTTTAAGGCAAATGGCAGTTAGGAACCAGTTGCAGGGGAAGGGGATTGGCCGGGCCCTGATGGAGTTTGCTGAAACCATTGCCCGCGATATTGGTTACCGGGAAATATCGATGCATGCCCGCTCCAGTGCAGCCGGCTTCTACGAGAAAATGGGATATAATGTTACAGGCGATGAATTCCTAAAACTATCTATAGCCCATATACTAATGAAAAAACGTATTAACTAA
- a CDS encoding acyl carrier protein, translating into MSDIASRVKKIIVDKLGVDEAEVTTEASFTNDLGADSLDTVELIMEFEKEFNISIPDEQAETITTVGQAVSYLEEHAK; encoded by the coding sequence ATGTCAGACATTGCATCAAGAGTAAAGAAAATCATCGTTGACAAATTAGGCGTTGACGAAGCAGAAGTAACTACCGAAGCATCTTTTACCAACGATTTGGGCGCAGATTCTCTCGATACCGTTGAGTTGATTATGGAATTTGAAAAAGAATTCAACATTTCTATTCCTGATGAGCAGGCTGAAACAATTACCACTGTTGGCCAGGCTGTATCTTACTTAGAAGAGCACGCTAAGTAA
- the fabF gene encoding beta-ketoacyl-ACP synthase II has protein sequence MEFKRVVITGMGALTPLGNTVDEYWNGLINGVSGAAPITQFDATKFRTRFACEVKNFEPTNFLDKKEARKIDRFSQFALVASDQAMADAGLTKDNINPDRIGVVLGSGIGGLITFQNEVMDFAKGDGTPRFNPFFIPKMILDIAAGQVSMRHNLRGPNYAVTSACASSTNAMIDGINLLRLGKADIIVTGGSEAVISEAGVGGFNAMKAMSERNDDPAAASRPYDKDRDGFVMGEAAGILILEELEHAKARGAKIYCEIVGGGASADAYHITAPHPEGLGAKNVMLAALSDARLSITDIDYINTHGTSTPLGDVAETKAILDVFGEHSYKLNISSTKSMTGHCLGAAGVIEAIACIKSVMHDIVPPTINHFTDDPELDPKLNFTFNKAQNRVVNAALSNTFGFGGHNACVIVKKYT, from the coding sequence ATGGAATTTAAAAGGGTAGTAATTACCGGTATGGGTGCTTTGACACCGCTGGGGAATACGGTAGACGAATATTGGAACGGATTGATCAATGGCGTATCAGGTGCTGCACCTATCACTCAGTTTGATGCAACCAAGTTCAGGACCCGCTTTGCCTGTGAAGTAAAGAATTTTGAACCTACCAACTTTCTTGATAAAAAAGAGGCACGTAAAATAGACCGCTTTTCGCAGTTTGCCCTGGTGGCCAGCGATCAGGCGATGGCAGATGCTGGTCTTACTAAAGACAATATCAACCCCGACAGGATTGGTGTGGTGTTAGGTAGCGGTATCGGCGGATTAATTACTTTCCAGAATGAGGTAATGGACTTTGCCAAAGGCGATGGCACGCCCCGTTTCAACCCTTTCTTTATTCCCAAAATGATCCTGGATATTGCAGCAGGGCAAGTGAGTATGCGTCATAATCTGCGTGGACCCAACTACGCGGTAACCAGCGCCTGTGCCAGCAGCACCAATGCAATGATCGATGGCATCAATTTACTGCGTTTAGGCAAGGCTGATATTATTGTTACGGGTGGCAGCGAAGCCGTTATCAGCGAAGCTGGTGTTGGTGGTTTTAATGCTATGAAAGCAATGAGCGAACGTAACGATGATCCGGCTGCTGCCAGCAGACCTTATGACAAAGACCGCGACGGCTTCGTAATGGGTGAAGCTGCGGGTATTTTAATATTAGAAGAACTGGAACACGCCAAAGCAAGAGGTGCAAAAATCTACTGTGAAATAGTAGGTGGTGGTGCCAGCGCAGATGCTTATCACATTACTGCCCCCCATCCTGAAGGACTGGGCGCTAAAAACGTAATGCTGGCTGCATTAAGCGATGCCCGTTTAAGCATTACGGATATCGATTATATTAATACACATGGCACTTCTACACCACTGGGTGATGTTGCTGAAACCAAGGCTATCCTGGATGTTTTCGGAGAGCACTCCTATAAACTGAATATCAGCTCTACCAAAAGTATGACAGGTCATTGCCTGGGAGCTGCGGGTGTAATAGAAGCTATTGCCTGCATCAAAAGCGTAATGCATGATATTGTTCCGCCAACGATCAACCATTTCACCGACGATCCTGAGCTGGATCCAAAATTAAATTTTACCTTTAACAAAGCACAAAACCGGGTAGTTAATGCAGCATTAAGCAATACCTTTGGTTTTGGAGGGCATAATGCCTGTGTAATTGTAAAGAAATACACATAA
- the rnc gene encoding ribonuclease III, which produces MSFIRDLFSRNSDTSLKKELKNILGFAPDNFQLYKTALTHRSISESVDENNERLEYLGDAILSSITADYLFRRYPYHGEGFLTEMRSKMVNRQQLNDVAVKMGLKKITKFNKLDNCLKTSHIFGNTLEALVGAVYLDYGYKRTCRWVQDYIINPHMFMDELETREINHKNKLYGWANRNGKALEFNLLSEKIENGRRLFTMAAVVDGEAIAQGSAFNKKDASQIAANTALALLGINQNEPVQ; this is translated from the coding sequence GTGAGTTTCATTAGGGACCTTTTTTCCAGGAATTCTGACACATCTCTTAAAAAAGAGTTGAAGAATATATTGGGCTTTGCACCCGATAATTTTCAACTTTATAAAACTGCCCTAACTCACCGGTCCATCAGCGAAAGTGTAGATGAAAATAATGAGCGACTGGAGTATTTAGGAGATGCGATACTGAGTTCTATTACGGCCGACTATCTTTTCAGACGCTACCCTTACCATGGAGAGGGCTTTCTAACCGAAATGCGCAGCAAAATGGTAAACCGCCAGCAGTTGAATGATGTAGCAGTAAAAATGGGACTGAAAAAGATCACGAAGTTCAACAAACTCGACAACTGTCTTAAAACCAGCCATATTTTCGGAAATACACTGGAAGCGCTTGTAGGTGCTGTTTACCTGGACTACGGGTATAAACGCACCTGTCGCTGGGTGCAGGATTATATTATCAATCCGCATATGTTTATGGACGAACTGGAAACCCGGGAGATCAATCATAAAAACAAACTGTACGGCTGGGCCAACAGGAACGGCAAAGCGCTTGAATTTAACCTGCTGAGCGAAAAGATAGAAAATGGCCGAAGGCTGTTTACGATGGCTGCTGTTGTGGATGGAGAAGCCATTGCGCAGGGCAGTGCTTTTAACAAAAAGGATGCATCACAAATTGCAGCTAACACGGCATTGGCCTTACTGGGCATCAACCAAAACGAACCCGTACAATAA
- a CDS encoding cysteine desulfurase family protein → MTPVYMDYSATTPCDERVVQEMLPYFTQYFGNTASRVHSFSWQAEGAVEQARKRLAQLLGVQSREMIFTSGATEACNLAIRGVFEMYAVKGNHIITTKTEHKAVLDTCKALERKGASITYLDVDSNGIINIQQLEDAIQPHTILVTVMLANNETGVLQPIKEIGAICKRRQVLFFCDATQAVGKIPVHPNEAGIDLMSCSAHKMYGPKGVGALYIRSRNPRVKITAQLTGGGHEQNIRSGTLNVPGIVGFGKACAISFGEMEAEAVKLEAFRKKLGEALLQIPGSSLNGHPVRHLPHVLNISFAGLNSSQLLSALNKSLALSAGSACTSGSLDPSYVLAAMGTPEELSRAALRFSLGRYTVAADIEFAIEEVVRAVSNLRSQLPVFG, encoded by the coding sequence ATGACACCCGTGTACATGGATTACAGCGCTACTACGCCCTGTGATGAAAGAGTAGTACAGGAAATGCTGCCTTATTTTACGCAATATTTTGGCAACACAGCCAGTCGCGTACATAGCTTTAGCTGGCAGGCAGAAGGCGCTGTAGAGCAAGCCAGGAAAAGATTAGCACAACTACTTGGGGTACAAAGCCGGGAAATGATATTTACGTCCGGAGCAACGGAAGCCTGCAACCTGGCAATAAGAGGTGTTTTCGAAATGTATGCGGTGAAAGGCAATCATATCATCACTACTAAAACCGAACACAAGGCTGTTTTAGACACCTGTAAAGCATTAGAAAGAAAAGGGGCGTCAATTACTTACCTGGACGTGGACAGCAACGGCATCATCAATATACAACAACTGGAGGACGCTATTCAACCGCATACCATTTTAGTGACCGTTATGCTGGCCAATAATGAAACCGGCGTATTGCAGCCGATAAAAGAAATAGGCGCCATTTGTAAACGCAGGCAGGTTTTATTTTTTTGCGATGCTACGCAGGCGGTGGGCAAAATACCGGTGCATCCTAACGAAGCCGGCATAGACCTGATGAGTTGCAGCGCCCATAAAATGTATGGCCCTAAAGGTGTGGGAGCTTTGTATATCAGGAGCCGTAATCCGAGAGTAAAAATAACGGCCCAGCTTACAGGAGGCGGGCACGAGCAAAACATCAGAAGCGGTACCTTAAATGTTCCGGGTATTGTAGGCTTTGGTAAAGCCTGCGCTATAAGTTTCGGTGAAATGGAAGCAGAGGCGGTAAAGCTGGAAGCATTCCGAAAAAAACTTGGAGAGGCTTTATTGCAAATACCAGGCAGTTCCTTAAACGGTCACCCGGTAAGGCATCTCCCCCATGTTTTAAATATTTCATTTGCCGGTCTTAATAGCAGCCAGTTATTGTCGGCGCTCAATAAATCACTGGCCCTTTCGGCAGGATCGGCCTGCACCAGTGGCAGTCTTGATCCCTCGTACGTATTGGCCGCAATGGGTACACCGGAAGAATTATCACGTGCAGCCTTACGCTTTAGCCTCGGCAGGTATACTGTAGCCGCAGATATTGAATTTGCTATTGAAGAAGTTGTAAGAGCGGTATCCAACCTGAGAAGCCAGCTCCCCGTTTTCGGGTAA
- a CDS encoding DUF7151 family protein encodes MRNYFIVFFSFCALLCSCKKGVTGKRGEDGTDGANGKNSLIDFVTEPSGANCANGGYKVLSGIDQNGNGTLDAGEVQVTKYLCNGDNGNGGSGSNGKNSLISFVTEGAGTNCAKGGYKVTSGVDANGNNVLDAAEVQNTAYICNGNEGLTSLSSVVAEPTGTHCPNGGFKVTTGLDVNRNNVLDNSEVQGTQYICNASGGNGTDGFNSLVDVAPEPIGNNCAGGGTRINYGMDLNRNSVLDQAEISRTSYICNANRVYASVVSQTGVTAPVGIPLVNNLGVTVTWTRIAAGRYTGTISPAINLAKTLVLSNNTNVTTTLTSNNSILLENVCTSASTYCDGFVNVTVGLLVVD; translated from the coding sequence ATGCGAAATTATTTTATTGTATTTTTTTCGTTTTGCGCCCTTTTATGCAGTTGTAAAAAAGGCGTCACCGGTAAGCGTGGTGAAGACGGAACGGATGGTGCCAATGGTAAAAACAGCCTGATCGATTTTGTTACCGAACCATCGGGAGCTAATTGTGCCAACGGTGGCTATAAGGTATTATCAGGAATAGATCAGAATGGCAACGGAACATTGGATGCCGGCGAAGTGCAGGTCACCAAATACTTATGTAACGGCGATAATGGGAACGGAGGTTCAGGAAGCAATGGCAAAAACTCGCTGATTTCATTTGTAACCGAAGGTGCAGGAACGAACTGTGCAAAGGGAGGATATAAGGTGACTTCGGGTGTAGATGCGAATGGTAATAATGTCTTGGATGCTGCCGAAGTGCAAAACACGGCCTATATCTGTAATGGTAATGAAGGGCTGACTTCCCTGTCATCAGTGGTTGCAGAGCCCACAGGTACCCATTGCCCCAATGGTGGTTTCAAAGTAACAACTGGTTTGGATGTCAATCGAAACAATGTATTAGATAATAGCGAAGTGCAGGGCACGCAATATATTTGTAATGCGTCAGGAGGTAATGGTACTGATGGTTTTAACAGCCTGGTTGATGTGGCGCCCGAACCCATTGGTAATAACTGTGCAGGCGGCGGCACCCGTATCAATTATGGTATGGATTTGAACCGTAATAGCGTACTGGATCAGGCAGAAATTTCCCGTACCTCGTATATCTGTAATGCTAACCGCGTATACGCATCAGTAGTGAGTCAAACCGGCGTTACGGCCCCGGTAGGGATTCCGTTAGTGAATAATCTGGGCGTTACTGTCACCTGGACCCGTATTGCTGCAGGACGATATACAGGTACTATCAGTCCTGCAATCAACCTGGCCAAAACGCTGGTGTTAAGTAATAATACGAATGTTACGACAACGCTGACTTCGAATAATTCTATTCTGCTTGAAAATGTTTGTACGTCAGCCAGCACTTACTGCGATGGATTTGTAAATGTAACAGTAGGTCTTTTAGTGGTAGATTAG